GGCTTAAATCACGAGTCTATACTTTATGGCAGTGGTTTACTGTGTTACTCTGGTTTGTTTCTCACCACTGGCTTACACTTTGTGGCGGTGGTTTACTGCACTCAACGTCTCAGAGGACACAAGTATAGGATTGTCCGCATACTGTGATCCCGTGAGGCCTCATacctggtgtctttgacatggtcTAGTGTAACATTACCGTGCATGCTACCAACCTTCTACAAGTAGATACTTTGTAAACAGCATAATGTTACGGTACGGTGTTcatcttttttctgttttcttttaatggGTAATTTGGTCTAAAGATGTTTGTGGAATGTGCCAAAGGCCTTATGCATCATAACGGTAGTGTATCTCTCAAATTAATTATAGGGACTCAAATTACAATAATCTTGACAATCCAGCAACAGTAATTGAATAAAAAATTCAGAAGCTTGGAATATTGATGtcaaacatttgtatatattatcAGCAATATCAAACGATGTaccatgtacacaaaataaactCAGTTtgaaatttctttgaaatatttcaaaatatgtacaaaaataagtTCATATGGCAAAATATGtattgacacatacatgtaaatgtaggccaaAACCTGAAGGAGTATCCCgcacattgtaaacattaagCCGCATTAACGATTTTAAGGAAAAATTCTCTAGGACACGAGTTCTGGTTGGAAGTCCTTCACAAAACACGATTACAACACAGCAGCTTGAAGCGGTTGACTTACTCTGACAAATAACAGCTGTTTCTAGCACCACAAATTGAATTCAATGAAACCGTTTAGGGTTGCGTATCGCATTAATTATGATATTGGTTTCAATACGTTCACAACATTagacaaaattatttacatcagaaaattatttttttttggcgaaATTCTACACGTCAACACGCAGTGAAAGGTCTATCACTACGTGTGTATTATCGTCACTATAGTAACTACCGTACACGTAATGTGTAACCACATGCCTATGTTTTGATAAGTCCTTAATTCTAGCAAACAAAATTGACTGGAAATTAATGGTGGCATAAACCATGTGTAATATTCTCTCATTTAACCAGTCTTCAATACGCCCACGTGCATACAGTCATCTAATTTTCCGCGGAACTTGGTGTTACCCGGTTTCGACCCTTTAACCTGCAGATGAGCTTCTGGCATTTTCGCTTGATAGACTGAATGGGTGATTGCTTTCTGGATTTGCTCGCATCTCCGTCAGACCTTTTCCTATCACTCAGCATCCTGCTAATGAATTTATAGAAGCCACTTCCATCTTTAGATGCCCCCTTCACGTGCACCGGTGCCTGACGATGGTTTGCTGAGGCATAAGGCATGACAGGGACAGAAGCCTCTTGCTTTGCCCTCCTCCATTCTTCTACTGGTCTGTCAGAACTGTTCTGGTTTACATTAGCCCTAGAGACATCCAACTTATTATCCAGCTTTTTGTCCAACTTTCTGGTGACCTGCAGTGACATTTCTCTCGCCATTTCTGCCTCCAGCCTGGCACAGACATCCTTCAGGCGCTGACTGCGGTACGTCTTGATGGTGTACTTCCGCTTCAGATCTGCCATGTCTCTGTTCTGTCGTTTCAGCGCCTCGCGTACTTCCTCCTTCCTGGCAGAGATTCCGGTTATTTTTCCCATTGCTTTGTCGGTTTCCTTCTTAATATCTGCCCAGTTTCTCCTCAGGTGCTCCAAATACCTAAAAGAGAATAAATCATGAGCGAACGTTAAAATTAAGGAAGACTCTGTAACTGGAATAAAGTCCGTGTGAATGGTAACATGCAATAAGGATATTAATTAattcacatttctgttacatttgCTTATTTACATTAGTTCTTCAGACCGGAGTTTGTAACGAAATACAAGGGTAAAAAGGAACACACCACGAAAATTGAAGTGGGATAAGTAAGGTGTGTGGGATAGTATTTTGGTGACTAAAATGATGATCGGTGTCACTATACAAGAAACTTGTCTCTTTTTATATAACTGAGACAGAGTGGTTTAACATgcgaaaaagaaaaacttcctTTCAAAAGCGAGGTAAAACTGAATTCAGGTCAAAACCTGAATATTTACACAAGAAGACGAAGATCAAAGGACCGACACATGCAGCTGTACTTAAAAAGCCTTCCGAATACGAAACAT
Above is a window of Liolophura sinensis isolate JHLJ2023 chromosome 7, CUHK_Ljap_v2, whole genome shotgun sequence DNA encoding:
- the LOC135471436 gene encoding uncharacterized protein LOC135471436, producing the protein MAEMMTEYMNKLPVIGTEYRRSNYPPPARQVSKLTKDQQISNTGVKLSFCLPPVAKPRRNEDFRQKTFDVKHDIVDTTISLPRTHVTSKASMQQAAKAQETFNMDLLPLRLPPLANQGRNGELRQKIFNVRHDIVNTKFPLPKIHATLKPTTPTTQEQKGNINASREELKLKLAEKLLRETERAAELRYYQMEGERYLEHLRRNWADIKKETDKAMGKITGISARKEEVREALKRQNRDMADLKRKYTIKTYRSQRLKDVCARLEAEMAREMSLQVTRKLDKKLDNKLDVSRANVNQNSSDRPVEEWRRAKQEASVPVMPYASANHRQAPVHVKGASKDGSGFYKFISRMLSDRKRSDGDASKSRKQSPIQSIKRKCQKLICRLKGRNRVTPSSAEN